In Antechinus flavipes isolate AdamAnt ecotype Samford, QLD, Australia chromosome 3, AdamAnt_v2, whole genome shotgun sequence, a genomic segment contains:
- the LYPD6B gene encoding ly6/PLAUR domain-containing protein 6B: protein MLPLGPGLAVACLQIFIFSENWALAKNINFYSVRPPLDPTPFPNSFKCFTCENAGDNYNCNRWAEDKWCPQNTQYCLTVHHFTSHGRSTSITKKCASKSECHFVGCHHHQDGGQTECRSCCEGMICNVEVPTNHTNAVFAVIQARRSSGTIPWTFSLPVLACVFTVQLL from the exons ATGTTGCCCCTCGGTCCTGGTTTAGCTGTAGCTTGTCTTCAGATCTTCATCTTCTCTGAAAACTGGGCTTTGGCCAAAAACATCAACTTCTACAGCGTGAGACCTCCTCTTGATC CCACACCGTTTCCAAACAGCTTCAAATGTTTTACCTGTGAAAATGCCGGGGATAATTATAACTGTAACAGATGGGCAGAAGATAAATGGTGTCCACAAA ATACACAGTACTGTTTAACAGTTCATCACTTCACCAGCCATGGAAGGAGTACATCTATCACCAAAAAATGTGCTTCAAAGAGTGAATGTCATTTTGTTGGCTGTCACCACCACCAAGACGGAGGACAAACA GAATGCAGATCATGCTGTGAAGGAATGATTTGCAATGTGGAAGTCCCCACAAATCACACAAATGCAGTGTTTGCTGTCATACAGGCTCGAAGGTCATCAGGCACTATCCCTTGGACGTTCAGTTTACCAGTGCTTGCTTGTGTTTTCACAGTTCAATTATTATGA